In Gouania willdenowi chromosome 17, fGouWil2.1, whole genome shotgun sequence, one DNA window encodes the following:
- the dapk3 gene encoding death-associated protein kinase 3, producing MAGFRQEDVELYYEMGEELGSGQFAIVRKCKEKSTSIEYAAKFIKKRRLSSSRRGVSREEIEREVNILREIQHSNIITLHDVFENKTDVILILELVSGGELFDFLAEKESLTEEEATQFLKQILDGVYYLHSKRIAHFDLKPENIMLLDKNVPNPRIKLIDFGIAHQIKAGNEFKNIFGTPEFVAPEIVNYEPLGLEADMWSIGVITYILLSGASPFLGETKQETLTNISGVNYDFDEEYFSNTSELAKDFIRRLLVKDPKKRMTIDDSLQHPWIKVIKRRNVRQEERDHKPERRRLKTTRLKEYTIKSHSSMPPNNTYVNFERFSQVLEEIAVAEEGLRDLERNQRSCREDVAALLSIYEEKEGWYKEENQSISGDLSHIRQELQRTQAQRKKCQEEARLTMQAANILKRKFGHLENRYEALAEQVASEVRWVEELVKNMTVEKDEPRSMP from the exons ATGGCCGGCTTCAGGCAGGAGGATGTGGAGCTGTATTACGAGATGGGAGAGGAACTGGGCAG TGGCCAGTTTGCCATCGTCCGCAAGTGTAAGGAGAAGAGCACGAGCATCGAATACGCTGCCAAGTTCATCAAAAAGCGACGGCTGTCCTCCAGCCGACGGGGCGTTAGCCGCGAGGAGATCGAACGCGAGGTGAACATTCTACGGGAAATCCAGCACAGCAACATCATCACCCTGCACGACGTCTTTGAAAACAAGACCGATGTGATCCTCATCCTGGAGTTGGTGTCAGGAGGAGAGCTGTTTGACTTCCTGGCTGAGAAGGAGTCCCTGACTGAAGAAGAAGCCACACAGTTTCTGAAGCAGATCCTGGATGGTGTTTACTACCTCCACTCCAAACGCATCGCACACTTCGACCTCAAG CCAGAGAACATCATGCTGCTGGACAAAAACGTCCCTAACCCCAGGATCAAGCTGATAGACTTTGGGATCGCTCATCAGATTAAAGCAGGGAACGAGTTCAAAAACATCTTTGGAACACCAGAGTTTGTTG CGCCAGAAATCGTCAACTATGAGCCACTCGGACTAGAGGCGGACATGTG GAGCATCGGAGTGATCACATACATTCT ATTGAGCGGAGCGTCACCGTTTCTGGGAGAAACCAAGCAGGAGACGCTGACCAACATCTCTGGGGTCAACTATGACTTCGATGAGGAGTATTTCAGCAACACCAGCGAGCTGGCCAAGGACTTCATCCGCCGCCTGCTGGTAAAGGATCCAAA GAAGCGGATGACTATCGACGACAGTCTCCAGCACCCCTGGATCAAG GTGATCAAACGGCGGAACGTGCGCCAAGAGGAGAGAGATCACAAGCCTGAGCGTCGGCGCCTGAAGACGACCCGTTTGAAGGAGTACACCATCAAATCCCACTCCAGCATGCCGCCCAACAACACCTACGTCAACTTCGAGCGCTTCTCCCAGGTGCTGGAGGAGATCGCGGTGGCAGAGGAGGGTCTGAGAGACCTGGAGCGCAACCAGCGCTCCTGCAGGGAGGACGTGGCCGCGCTGCTGTCCATCTACGAGGAGAAGGAGGGCTGGTACAAGGAAGAGAACCAGAGCATCTCCGGAGACCTCAGCCACATCCGCCAAGAGCTGCAGCGCACGCAGGCCCAGCGCAAAAAGTGCCAGGAGGAGGCCCGGCTCACCATGCAGGCCGCCAACATCCTCAAACGCAAGTTTGGTCATCTGGAGAACCGCTACGAGGCTCTGGCTGAGCAGGTGGCCTCTGAGGTGCGCTGGGTGGAGGAGCTggtcaaaaacatgactgtggAGAAGGACGAGCCTCGTAGCATGCCTTGA